In Vicugna pacos chromosome 1, VicPac4, whole genome shotgun sequence, a single window of DNA contains:
- the EIF4G1 gene encoding eukaryotic translation initiation factor 4 gamma 1 isoform X1, translating into MNKAPQPTGPPPAPSPGLPQPAFPPGQTAPVVFSTPQATQMNTPSQPRQHFYPSRAQPPSSAASRVQSAAPARPGPAAHVYPAGSQVMMIPSQISYPASQGAYYIPGQGRSTYVVPTQQYPVQPGAPSFYPGASPTEFGTYAGAYYPAQGVQQFPTGVAPAPVLMSQPPQIAPKRERKTIRIRDPNQGGKDITEEIMSGARTASTPTPPQTGGGLEPQANGETPQVAVIVRPDDRSQGAIIGDRPGLPGPEHSPSESQPSSPSPTPSPPPILEPGSEPNVAVLGSIPGDTMTTGMIQMSVEESTTPMPCEPGEPYCLSPEPAPLAEPILEVEVTLSKQVSESEFPSSPLQVATPLASHKVEILPEPNGTVPSEDLEPEVESSPELAPLPPSVCPSESPMPVAPTAQPEELLNGAPSPPAVDLSPVSEPEEQTKEVTASVAPPTVLAATPVVAPSAASPAQEEDVEEEEEEEEEGEAGEPESEKGGEEPLPPESTPLPAHQSQNLEAAAATKVAVSVPKRRRKIKELNKKETVGDLLDAFKENVQWLQVNPGVPEVENQPPVGSNSSPEPEGTSVPPRPEEADETWDSKEDKIQNAENIQPGEQKYEYKSDQWKPLNLEEKKRYDREFLLGFQFIFASMQKPEGLPHISDVVLDKANKTPLRSLDPTRLQGINCGPDFTPSFANLGRPALSSRGPPRGGPGGELPRGPQAGLGPRRSQQGPRKEPRKIIATVSMTEDIKLNKAEKAWKPSSKRTAADKDRGEEDADGSKTQDLFRRVRSILNKLTPQMFQQLMKQVTQLAIDTEERLKGVIDLIFEKAISEPNFSVAYANMCRCLMALKVPTTEKPTVTVNFRKLLLNRCQKEFEKDKDDDEVFEKKQKEMDEAATAEERGRLKEELEEARDIARRRSLGNIKFIGELFKLKMLTEAIMHDCVVKLLKNHDEESLECLCRLLTTIGKDLDFEKAKPRMDQYFNQMEKIIKEKKTSSRIRFMLQDVLDLRRSNWVPRRGDQGPKTIDQIHKEAEMEEHREHIKVQQLMAKGSDKRRGGPPGPPISRGLPLVDDGGWNTVPISKGSRPIDTSRLTKITKPGSIDSNNQLFAPGGRLSWGKGSSGGSGAKPSDAASEAARPATSTLNRFSALQQAVPTESTDNRRVVQRSSLSRERGEKAGDRGDRLERSERGGDRGDRLDRARTPATKRSFSKEVEERSRERPSQPEGLRKAASLTEDRDRGRDAVKREAALPPVSPPKAALSEEELEKKSRAIIEEYLHLNDMKEAVQCVQELASPSLLFIFVRHGIESTLERSAIAREHMGRLLHQLLCAGHLSAAQYYQGLYEILELAEDMEIDIPHVWLYLAELVTPILQDGGVPMGELFREITKPLRPLGKAASLLIEILGLLCKSMGPKKVGMLWREAGLSWKEFLPEGQDVGAFITAQKLEYTLGEESESPGQRLLSSEELSRQLEKLLKENSSNQRVFDWIESNLSEQQVASNTLVRALMTTVCYSAIIFETPLRVDVAVLKARAKLLQKYLCDEQKELQALYALQALVVTLEQPPNLLRMFFDALYDEDVVKEDAFYSWESSKDPAEQQGKGVALKSVTAFFKWLREAEEEESDHN; encoded by the exons atgaacaaagctcCACAGCCCACAGGCCCCCCACCTGCCCCATCCCCTGGACTCCCACAG CCAGCGTTTCCCCCGGGGCAGACAGCACCGGTGGTGTTCAGTACGCCTCAAGCGACACAAATGAACACGCCTTCTCAGCCCCGCCAG CACTTCTACCCTAGCCGGGCCCAGCCCCCGAGCAGTGCAGCCTCCCGAGTGCAGAGTGCAGCCCCTGCCcgccctggccctgctgcccaTGTCTACCCTGCTGGATCCCAAGTAATGATGATCCCTTCCCAGATCTCCTACCCAGCCTCCCAGGGGGCCTACTACATCCCTGGACAG GGACGTTCTACATATGTTGTCCCAACACAGCAGTATCCTGTGCAGCCGGGAGCCCCAAGCTTCTATCCAGGTGCAAGCCCTACAGAGTTTGGGACCTACG CTGGGGCCTACTACCCAGCCCAGGGTGTGCAGCAGTTTCCCACTGGTGTGGCCCCCGCCCCGGTTTTGATGAGCCAGCCACCCCAGATTGCTCCCAAGAGGGAGCGGAAGACG ATCCGAATTCGAGATCCAAATCAAGGAGGGAAGGATATCACAGAGGAGATCATGTCTGGGGCTCGTACCGCCTCCACACCCACTCCTCCCCAG ACGGGAGGCGGTCTGGAGCCTCAGGCTAATGGGGAGACACCCCAGGTTGCTGTCATTGTCCGGCCAG ATGACCGGTCGCAGGGAGCAATCATTGGGGACCGGCCAGGGCTGCCTGGCCCAGAGCACAGCCCTTCAGAATCCCAGCCTTCATCACCTTCTCCGACCCCATCACCACCCCCAATCTTGGAACCGGGGTCTGAGCCTAATGTTGCAGTCCTGGGGTCTATTCCTGGGGACACTATGACAACGGGGATGATACAGATGTCTGTAGAAGAATCAACAACCCCCATGCCCTGTGAACCTGGGGAGCCATACTGCCTCTCTCCAGAACCTGCTCCCCTTGCTGAACCCATACTGGAAGTAGAAGTGACGCTTAGCAAACAAGTTTCAGAATCTGAGTTCCCTTCCAGTCCTCTCCAGGTTGCCACCCCCCTGGCATCTCACAAGGTGGAAATTCTTCCTGAGCCTAATGGCACGGTCCCATCTGAAGATTTGGAACCAGAGGTGGAGTCAAGCCCGGAGcttgcccctctccctccctcggtttGTCCTTCTGAATCCCCCATGCCTGTTGCTCCAACTGCCCAACCTGAGGAACTGCTCAATGGAGCCCCCTCACCACCAGCTGTGGACTTAAGCCCGGTCAGTGAGCCAGAGGAGCAGACCAAGGAGGTTACAGCATCAGTGGCTCCCCCTACTGTCCTAGCTGCCACTCCAGTTGTGGCTCCCTCAGCTGCTTCCCCTGctcaggaggaggatgtggaggaagaggaagaagaggaagaagaaggagaagcagGAGAACCTGAGAGTGAGAAGGGTGGAGAGGAACCACTCCCCCCGGAGAGCACCCCTCTCCCAGCTCACCAGTCCCAGAATTTGGAGGCAGCAGCAGCCACCAAAG TGGCAGTATCTGTGCCAAAGAGGAGACGGAAGATTAAGGAGCTCAATAAGAAGGAGACTGTAGGAGACCTTCTGGATGCTTTCAAGGAG AATGTCCAATGGTTACAGGTGAACCCAGGAGTACCAGAAGTGGAAAATCAGCCTCCTGTAGGCAGTAATTCCAGCCCAGAGCCTGAGGGCACCAGTGTGCCCCCACGGCCTGAGGAGGCAGATGAGACCTGGGACTCAAAGGAAGACAAGATTCAAAATGCTGAGaacattcagcccggggaacagAAGTATGAATATAAGTCAG ATCAGTGGAAGCCTCTAAACCTTGAGGAGAAAAAGCGTTACGACCGTGAGTTCCTGCTTGGCTTTCAGTTCATATTTGCCAGTATGCAGAAGCCAGAGGGATTGCCCCATATCAGTGACGTGGTGTTGGATAAG GCCAATAAGACACCATTGCGGTCACTGGATCCTACTAGACTTCAAGGCATAAATTGTGGCCCAGACTTCACTCCGTCCTTTGCCAACCTTGGCCGACCAGCCCTTAGCAGCCGTGGGCCCCCAAGGGGTGGGCCAGGTGGGGAGCTGCCCCGAGGGCCG CAGGCTGGTCTGGGACCCCGGCGCTCTCAGCAGGGGCCCCGAAAGGAACCACGCAAGATTATTGCCACAGTGTCAATGACTGAAGATATAAAGCTGAACAAAGCTGAGAAGGCCTGGAAACCCAGCAGCAAGCGGACGGCAGCCGATAAGGACCGAGGGGAAGAGGATGCTGATGGTAGCAAAACCCAG gacCTGTTCCGCAGGGTGCGCTCCATCTTGAATAAGCTGACACCCCAGATGTTCCAGCAGCTGATGAAGCAAGTGACGCAGCTGGCCATTGACACTGAGGAACGCCTCAAAGGGGTCATTGACCTTATCTTCGAGAAGGCCATTTCAGAGCCCAACTTCTCTGTGGCCTATGCCAACATGTGCCGCTGCCTCATGGCG CTGAAAGTGCCCACTACAGAAAAGCCAACAGTGACTGTGAACTTCCGGAAACTGTTGTTGAATCGATGTCAGAAGGAGTTTGAAAAGGACAAAGATGATGATGAGGTTTTTGAGAAGAAGCAAAAAGAGATGGATGAAGCTGCTACG GCAGAGGAACGGGGACGCCTGAAGGAAGAGCTAGAAGAGGCTCGAGACATTGCCCGGCGGCGTTCTTTAGGGAACATAAAGTTCATTGGGGAGTTGTTCAAACTGAAGATGTTAACGGAGGCGATAATGCACGACTGTGTGGTTAAACTACTTAAGAACCATGATGAAGAGTCCCTCGAATGCCTTTGCCGTCTGCTCACCACCATTGGCAAAGACCTGGACTTTGAAAAGGCCAAG CCCCGAATGGATCAGTATTTCAACCAGATGGAAAAAATCATTAAGGAAAAGAAGACTTCATCCCGGATCCGCTTTATGCTGCAAGATGTACTGGATCTGCGACGG AGCAATTGGGTGCCACGCCGAGGGGACCAGGGTCCCAAGACAATTGACCAGATCCACAAGGAGGCTGAGATGGAGGAGCATCGGGAGCACATAAAAGTGCAGCAGCTAATGGCCAAGGGCAGCGACAAGCGTCGGGGTGGCCCTCCAGGCCCACCCATCA GCCGTGGCCTTCCACTTGTCGATGATGGTGGCTGGAACACAGTCCCCATCAGCAAGGGCAGCCGCCCTATTGACACCTCACGACTTACCAAGATCACAAAG cCTGGCTCCATTGATTCTAACAACCAGCTTTTTGCACCTGGAGGGCGATTGAGCTGGGGCAAGGGCAGCAGTGGAGGCTCAGGAGCCAAGCCCTCTGATGCAG CATCAGAAGCTGCTCGTCCAGCTACTAGTACCTTGAATCGCTTCTCAGCCCTTCAACAAGCAGTTCCTACAGAAAGCACAGATAACAGACGTGTGGTACAGAG GAGTAGCTTAAGCCGAGAACGAGGTGAGAAAGCTGGGGACCGAGGAGACCGCCTAGAGCGGAGTGAACGGGGAGGTGACCGTGGGGACCGGCTTGATCGTGCACGGACACCTGCCACCAAGCGGAGCTTCAGCAAGGAAGTGGAGGAGCGGAGTAGAGAGCGGCCCTCCCAGCCTGAGGGACTGCGCAAGGCAGCAAGCCTTACGGAGGATCGGGACCGTGGGCGGGATGCTG TGAAGCGAGAAGCTGCCCTGCCTCCTGTAAGCCCCCCGAAGGCAGCGCTTTCTGAAGAGGAGCTGGAGAAGAAATCCAGGGCCATCATTGAAGAATACCTCCATCTCAATGACATGAAG GAGGCAGTGCAGTGCGTGCAGGAGTTGGCCTCGCCCTCGCTGCTCTTCATCTTTGTGCGGCACGGCATCGAGTCCACACTAGAGCGGAGCGCCATTGCCCGTGAGCATATGGGGCGGCTTCTGCACCAGCTGCTCTGTGCCGGGCACCTCTCTGCTGCTCAGTACTACCAAGG GCTGTATGAAATCCTGGAATTGGCTGAAGACATGGAAATTGACATCCCTCACGTGTGGCTCTACCTAGCAGAACTGGTAACGCCCATTCTGCAGGATGGTGGGGTGCCCATGGGGGAGCTGTTCAG GGAGATTACAAAACCTCTGAGACCCCTGGGCAAGGCTGCTTCCCTGTTGATAGAGATCCTGGGGCTCCTGTGCAAAAGCATG GGTCCCAAAAAGGTGGGGATGCTGTGGCgagaggctggactcagctggaaGGAATTTCTTCCTGAAGGCCAGGATGTTGGTGCATTCATCACTGCACAG AAGCTGGAGTACACTTTGGGAGAGGAGTCAGAATCCCCTGGCCAGAGGCTGCTCTCCTCCGAGGAGCTGAGCAGGCAGCTGGAGAAGCTGCTGAAGGAGAACAGCAGTAACCAGCGGGTGTTTGACTGGATAGAG TCCAACCTGAGTGAGCAGCAGGTAGCATCCAACACATTAGTTCGAGCCCTCATGACAACCGTCTGCTATTCCGCAATTATCT TTGAGACTCCTCTCCGAGTGGACGTTGCGGTGCTGAAAGCGCGAGCGAAACTGCTACAGAAATACCTGTGTGATGAGCAGAAGGAGTTGCAGGCGCTTTATGCCCTCCAGGCCCTTGTAGTGACCTTAGAACAGCCTCCCA ACCTGCTTCGGATGTTCTTTGATGCGCTGTATGACGAGGATGTGGTGAAGGAGGATGCCTTCTATAGCTGGGAGAGTAGCAAGGACCCAGCTGAGCAGCAGGGCAAGGGCGTGGCCCTTAAATCTGTCACAGCTTTCTTCAAATGGCTTcgtgaggcagaggaggaggagtctGACCACAACTGA
- the EIF4G1 gene encoding eukaryotic translation initiation factor 4 gamma 1 isoform X2 has protein sequence MNKAPQPTGPPPAPSPGLPQPAFPPGQTAPVVFSTPQATQMNTPSQPRQHFYPSRAQPPSSAASRVQSAAPARPGPAAHVYPAGSQVMMIPSQISYPASQGAYYIPGQGRSTYVVPTQQYPVQPGAPSFYPGASPTEFGTYAGAYYPAQGVQQFPTGVAPAPVLMSQPPQIAPKRERKTIRIRDPNQGGKDITEEIMSGARTASTPTPPQTGGGLEPQANGETPQVAVIVRPDDRSQGAIIGDRPGLPGPEHSPSESQPSSPSPTPSPPPILEPGSEPNVAVLGSIPGDTMTTGMIQMSVEESTTPMPCEPGEPYCLSPEPAPLAEPILEVEVTLSKQVSESEFPSSPLQVATPLASHKVEILPEPNGTVPSEDLEPEVESSPELAPLPPSVCPSESPMPVAPTAQPEELLNGAPSPPAVDLSPVSEPEEQTKEVTASVAPPTVLAATPVVAPSAASPAQEEDVEEEEEEEEEGEAGEPESEKGGEEPLPPESTPLPAHQSQNLEAAAATKVAVSVPKRRRKIKELNKKETVGDLLDAFKENVQWLQVNPGVPEVENQPPVGSNSSPEPEGTSVPPRPEEADETWDSKEDKIQNAENIQPGEQKYEYKSDQWKPLNLEEKKRYDREFLLGFQFIFASMQKPEGLPHISDVVLDKANKTPLRSLDPTRLQGINCGPDFTPSFANLGRPALSSRGPPRGGPGGELPRGPAGLGPRRSQQGPRKEPRKIIATVSMTEDIKLNKAEKAWKPSSKRTAADKDRGEEDADGSKTQDLFRRVRSILNKLTPQMFQQLMKQVTQLAIDTEERLKGVIDLIFEKAISEPNFSVAYANMCRCLMALKVPTTEKPTVTVNFRKLLLNRCQKEFEKDKDDDEVFEKKQKEMDEAATAEERGRLKEELEEARDIARRRSLGNIKFIGELFKLKMLTEAIMHDCVVKLLKNHDEESLECLCRLLTTIGKDLDFEKAKPRMDQYFNQMEKIIKEKKTSSRIRFMLQDVLDLRRSNWVPRRGDQGPKTIDQIHKEAEMEEHREHIKVQQLMAKGSDKRRGGPPGPPISRGLPLVDDGGWNTVPISKGSRPIDTSRLTKITKPGSIDSNNQLFAPGGRLSWGKGSSGGSGAKPSDAASEAARPATSTLNRFSALQQAVPTESTDNRRVVQRSSLSRERGEKAGDRGDRLERSERGGDRGDRLDRARTPATKRSFSKEVEERSRERPSQPEGLRKAASLTEDRDRGRDAVKREAALPPVSPPKAALSEEELEKKSRAIIEEYLHLNDMKEAVQCVQELASPSLLFIFVRHGIESTLERSAIAREHMGRLLHQLLCAGHLSAAQYYQGLYEILELAEDMEIDIPHVWLYLAELVTPILQDGGVPMGELFREITKPLRPLGKAASLLIEILGLLCKSMGPKKVGMLWREAGLSWKEFLPEGQDVGAFITAQKLEYTLGEESESPGQRLLSSEELSRQLEKLLKENSSNQRVFDWIESNLSEQQVASNTLVRALMTTVCYSAIIFETPLRVDVAVLKARAKLLQKYLCDEQKELQALYALQALVVTLEQPPNLLRMFFDALYDEDVVKEDAFYSWESSKDPAEQQGKGVALKSVTAFFKWLREAEEEESDHN, from the exons atgaacaaagctcCACAGCCCACAGGCCCCCCACCTGCCCCATCCCCTGGACTCCCACAG CCAGCGTTTCCCCCGGGGCAGACAGCACCGGTGGTGTTCAGTACGCCTCAAGCGACACAAATGAACACGCCTTCTCAGCCCCGCCAG CACTTCTACCCTAGCCGGGCCCAGCCCCCGAGCAGTGCAGCCTCCCGAGTGCAGAGTGCAGCCCCTGCCcgccctggccctgctgcccaTGTCTACCCTGCTGGATCCCAAGTAATGATGATCCCTTCCCAGATCTCCTACCCAGCCTCCCAGGGGGCCTACTACATCCCTGGACAG GGACGTTCTACATATGTTGTCCCAACACAGCAGTATCCTGTGCAGCCGGGAGCCCCAAGCTTCTATCCAGGTGCAAGCCCTACAGAGTTTGGGACCTACG CTGGGGCCTACTACCCAGCCCAGGGTGTGCAGCAGTTTCCCACTGGTGTGGCCCCCGCCCCGGTTTTGATGAGCCAGCCACCCCAGATTGCTCCCAAGAGGGAGCGGAAGACG ATCCGAATTCGAGATCCAAATCAAGGAGGGAAGGATATCACAGAGGAGATCATGTCTGGGGCTCGTACCGCCTCCACACCCACTCCTCCCCAG ACGGGAGGCGGTCTGGAGCCTCAGGCTAATGGGGAGACACCCCAGGTTGCTGTCATTGTCCGGCCAG ATGACCGGTCGCAGGGAGCAATCATTGGGGACCGGCCAGGGCTGCCTGGCCCAGAGCACAGCCCTTCAGAATCCCAGCCTTCATCACCTTCTCCGACCCCATCACCACCCCCAATCTTGGAACCGGGGTCTGAGCCTAATGTTGCAGTCCTGGGGTCTATTCCTGGGGACACTATGACAACGGGGATGATACAGATGTCTGTAGAAGAATCAACAACCCCCATGCCCTGTGAACCTGGGGAGCCATACTGCCTCTCTCCAGAACCTGCTCCCCTTGCTGAACCCATACTGGAAGTAGAAGTGACGCTTAGCAAACAAGTTTCAGAATCTGAGTTCCCTTCCAGTCCTCTCCAGGTTGCCACCCCCCTGGCATCTCACAAGGTGGAAATTCTTCCTGAGCCTAATGGCACGGTCCCATCTGAAGATTTGGAACCAGAGGTGGAGTCAAGCCCGGAGcttgcccctctccctccctcggtttGTCCTTCTGAATCCCCCATGCCTGTTGCTCCAACTGCCCAACCTGAGGAACTGCTCAATGGAGCCCCCTCACCACCAGCTGTGGACTTAAGCCCGGTCAGTGAGCCAGAGGAGCAGACCAAGGAGGTTACAGCATCAGTGGCTCCCCCTACTGTCCTAGCTGCCACTCCAGTTGTGGCTCCCTCAGCTGCTTCCCCTGctcaggaggaggatgtggaggaagaggaagaagaggaagaagaaggagaagcagGAGAACCTGAGAGTGAGAAGGGTGGAGAGGAACCACTCCCCCCGGAGAGCACCCCTCTCCCAGCTCACCAGTCCCAGAATTTGGAGGCAGCAGCAGCCACCAAAG TGGCAGTATCTGTGCCAAAGAGGAGACGGAAGATTAAGGAGCTCAATAAGAAGGAGACTGTAGGAGACCTTCTGGATGCTTTCAAGGAG AATGTCCAATGGTTACAGGTGAACCCAGGAGTACCAGAAGTGGAAAATCAGCCTCCTGTAGGCAGTAATTCCAGCCCAGAGCCTGAGGGCACCAGTGTGCCCCCACGGCCTGAGGAGGCAGATGAGACCTGGGACTCAAAGGAAGACAAGATTCAAAATGCTGAGaacattcagcccggggaacagAAGTATGAATATAAGTCAG ATCAGTGGAAGCCTCTAAACCTTGAGGAGAAAAAGCGTTACGACCGTGAGTTCCTGCTTGGCTTTCAGTTCATATTTGCCAGTATGCAGAAGCCAGAGGGATTGCCCCATATCAGTGACGTGGTGTTGGATAAG GCCAATAAGACACCATTGCGGTCACTGGATCCTACTAGACTTCAAGGCATAAATTGTGGCCCAGACTTCACTCCGTCCTTTGCCAACCTTGGCCGACCAGCCCTTAGCAGCCGTGGGCCCCCAAGGGGTGGGCCAGGTGGGGAGCTGCCCCGAGGGCCG GCTGGTCTGGGACCCCGGCGCTCTCAGCAGGGGCCCCGAAAGGAACCACGCAAGATTATTGCCACAGTGTCAATGACTGAAGATATAAAGCTGAACAAAGCTGAGAAGGCCTGGAAACCCAGCAGCAAGCGGACGGCAGCCGATAAGGACCGAGGGGAAGAGGATGCTGATGGTAGCAAAACCCAG gacCTGTTCCGCAGGGTGCGCTCCATCTTGAATAAGCTGACACCCCAGATGTTCCAGCAGCTGATGAAGCAAGTGACGCAGCTGGCCATTGACACTGAGGAACGCCTCAAAGGGGTCATTGACCTTATCTTCGAGAAGGCCATTTCAGAGCCCAACTTCTCTGTGGCCTATGCCAACATGTGCCGCTGCCTCATGGCG CTGAAAGTGCCCACTACAGAAAAGCCAACAGTGACTGTGAACTTCCGGAAACTGTTGTTGAATCGATGTCAGAAGGAGTTTGAAAAGGACAAAGATGATGATGAGGTTTTTGAGAAGAAGCAAAAAGAGATGGATGAAGCTGCTACG GCAGAGGAACGGGGACGCCTGAAGGAAGAGCTAGAAGAGGCTCGAGACATTGCCCGGCGGCGTTCTTTAGGGAACATAAAGTTCATTGGGGAGTTGTTCAAACTGAAGATGTTAACGGAGGCGATAATGCACGACTGTGTGGTTAAACTACTTAAGAACCATGATGAAGAGTCCCTCGAATGCCTTTGCCGTCTGCTCACCACCATTGGCAAAGACCTGGACTTTGAAAAGGCCAAG CCCCGAATGGATCAGTATTTCAACCAGATGGAAAAAATCATTAAGGAAAAGAAGACTTCATCCCGGATCCGCTTTATGCTGCAAGATGTACTGGATCTGCGACGG AGCAATTGGGTGCCACGCCGAGGGGACCAGGGTCCCAAGACAATTGACCAGATCCACAAGGAGGCTGAGATGGAGGAGCATCGGGAGCACATAAAAGTGCAGCAGCTAATGGCCAAGGGCAGCGACAAGCGTCGGGGTGGCCCTCCAGGCCCACCCATCA GCCGTGGCCTTCCACTTGTCGATGATGGTGGCTGGAACACAGTCCCCATCAGCAAGGGCAGCCGCCCTATTGACACCTCACGACTTACCAAGATCACAAAG cCTGGCTCCATTGATTCTAACAACCAGCTTTTTGCACCTGGAGGGCGATTGAGCTGGGGCAAGGGCAGCAGTGGAGGCTCAGGAGCCAAGCCCTCTGATGCAG CATCAGAAGCTGCTCGTCCAGCTACTAGTACCTTGAATCGCTTCTCAGCCCTTCAACAAGCAGTTCCTACAGAAAGCACAGATAACAGACGTGTGGTACAGAG GAGTAGCTTAAGCCGAGAACGAGGTGAGAAAGCTGGGGACCGAGGAGACCGCCTAGAGCGGAGTGAACGGGGAGGTGACCGTGGGGACCGGCTTGATCGTGCACGGACACCTGCCACCAAGCGGAGCTTCAGCAAGGAAGTGGAGGAGCGGAGTAGAGAGCGGCCCTCCCAGCCTGAGGGACTGCGCAAGGCAGCAAGCCTTACGGAGGATCGGGACCGTGGGCGGGATGCTG TGAAGCGAGAAGCTGCCCTGCCTCCTGTAAGCCCCCCGAAGGCAGCGCTTTCTGAAGAGGAGCTGGAGAAGAAATCCAGGGCCATCATTGAAGAATACCTCCATCTCAATGACATGAAG GAGGCAGTGCAGTGCGTGCAGGAGTTGGCCTCGCCCTCGCTGCTCTTCATCTTTGTGCGGCACGGCATCGAGTCCACACTAGAGCGGAGCGCCATTGCCCGTGAGCATATGGGGCGGCTTCTGCACCAGCTGCTCTGTGCCGGGCACCTCTCTGCTGCTCAGTACTACCAAGG GCTGTATGAAATCCTGGAATTGGCTGAAGACATGGAAATTGACATCCCTCACGTGTGGCTCTACCTAGCAGAACTGGTAACGCCCATTCTGCAGGATGGTGGGGTGCCCATGGGGGAGCTGTTCAG GGAGATTACAAAACCTCTGAGACCCCTGGGCAAGGCTGCTTCCCTGTTGATAGAGATCCTGGGGCTCCTGTGCAAAAGCATG GGTCCCAAAAAGGTGGGGATGCTGTGGCgagaggctggactcagctggaaGGAATTTCTTCCTGAAGGCCAGGATGTTGGTGCATTCATCACTGCACAG AAGCTGGAGTACACTTTGGGAGAGGAGTCAGAATCCCCTGGCCAGAGGCTGCTCTCCTCCGAGGAGCTGAGCAGGCAGCTGGAGAAGCTGCTGAAGGAGAACAGCAGTAACCAGCGGGTGTTTGACTGGATAGAG TCCAACCTGAGTGAGCAGCAGGTAGCATCCAACACATTAGTTCGAGCCCTCATGACAACCGTCTGCTATTCCGCAATTATCT TTGAGACTCCTCTCCGAGTGGACGTTGCGGTGCTGAAAGCGCGAGCGAAACTGCTACAGAAATACCTGTGTGATGAGCAGAAGGAGTTGCAGGCGCTTTATGCCCTCCAGGCCCTTGTAGTGACCTTAGAACAGCCTCCCA ACCTGCTTCGGATGTTCTTTGATGCGCTGTATGACGAGGATGTGGTGAAGGAGGATGCCTTCTATAGCTGGGAGAGTAGCAAGGACCCAGCTGAGCAGCAGGGCAAGGGCGTGGCCCTTAAATCTGTCACAGCTTTCTTCAAATGGCTTcgtgaggcagaggaggaggagtctGACCACAACTGA